One window of the Bradyrhizobium sp. NP1 genome contains the following:
- a CDS encoding branched-chain amino acid ABC transporter permease: protein MTSIAETTAFEPIRRDEATAFAVMAAVLVIAPFTGLYPYFVMQALCFALFACAFNLLVGYGGLLSFGHAMFLGTAGYITAHALKVWGVGPATGVLLGVAASAALALATGIVAIRRQGIYFAMTTLALSQLLYFVYLQAPFTRGEDGIQGVPRGRLFGVFDLEQPLALYFTVVVVFLLAFLLIVRIIHSPFGEVLKSIRENEQRAISLGYRTVQYKLLAYVLSGCLAGLAGAIKVLVAQNASLTDVYWSMSGEVVLITLVGGLGTIFGPVVGAFIIIAMQQYLAPFGQWVMVIQGVVFVVCVLTFRRGVVGEIARALGSGCRRP from the coding sequence ATGACGTCGATCGCCGAAACGACAGCCTTTGAGCCAATCCGTCGCGACGAGGCCACGGCCTTTGCGGTCATGGCCGCGGTGCTCGTGATTGCGCCGTTCACCGGCCTTTATCCCTATTTCGTGATGCAGGCGCTCTGCTTCGCGCTGTTCGCCTGCGCCTTCAATCTCCTGGTCGGCTATGGCGGCCTGCTGTCGTTCGGGCACGCCATGTTTCTGGGCACCGCCGGCTACATCACCGCACATGCGCTCAAGGTGTGGGGCGTCGGCCCCGCGACGGGCGTGCTGCTTGGCGTGGCGGCATCGGCCGCGCTCGCGCTGGCGACCGGGATCGTCGCGATCCGGCGCCAGGGAATCTATTTCGCGATGACCACGCTCGCGCTGTCGCAGCTTCTCTATTTCGTGTACCTGCAGGCGCCGTTTACCCGTGGCGAGGACGGTATCCAGGGCGTGCCGCGGGGGCGCCTGTTCGGCGTGTTCGATCTCGAGCAGCCGCTGGCGCTCTATTTCACGGTCGTGGTCGTCTTCCTGCTGGCCTTCCTGCTGATCGTGCGGATCATCCATTCGCCGTTCGGCGAAGTCCTGAAGTCAATTCGCGAGAACGAGCAGCGCGCCATCTCGCTCGGCTACCGGACCGTTCAGTACAAGCTGCTCGCCTATGTGTTGTCCGGCTGCCTTGCCGGGCTCGCCGGCGCCATCAAGGTCCTGGTTGCGCAAAACGCGTCGCTGACCGACGTATACTGGTCGATGTCGGGCGAGGTGGTGCTGATCACGCTGGTCGGCGGCCTCGGGACGATCTTCGGTCCGGTGGTGGGCGCCTTCATCATCATCGCCATGCAGCAATATCTGGCCCCGTTCGGCCAATGGGTGATGGTGATCCAGGGCGTCGTCTTCGTCGTTTGCGTGCTCACCTTCCGCCGCGGCGTGGTCGGCGAGATCGCGCGGGCTTTGGGATCAGGTTGTAGGCGGCCGTGA
- a CDS encoding formate dehydrogenase subunit alpha, giving the protein MGRRAFLIRSGVVAGALAALGTLPLTGVRKAQAGPPPPPGATVTTRKNVCTHCSVGCSVIAEVANDVWIGQEPDYDSPINRGSHCCKGAAVRDDVLSERRLRYPVKLVNGEWTRITWEKAIDEIGDKILDIRQKAGPDSVYWLGSAKFTNEAAYLNRKLAAFWGTNNSDHQARICHSTTVTGVANTWGYGAMTNSYNDIRNAKTILVMGGNPAEAHPVSLQHILEGKELNRANMIVVDPRMTRTAAHATEYVRVRPGTHIATIYGMLWHIFGNGWEDKEFLSQRVYGVDEIRKQAAKWNPKEVERVTGLPEAQVKHIAELFAKEKPATLIWAMGQTQFTTGTANVRASCILLLATGNVGVPGAGANIFRGHTNVQGATDLGLDVTTLPLYYGLAEEAWRHWCRVWEVDYDWMKSRFPDKKLMETPGIPSTRWFDATLLPKDQVNQPNPVQAMFVMGHGVNTITRMPEAVRGIEKLELLVVCDPYPTAWSVLSERKNGTYLLPACTSFEMDGSRTASNRSLQWGEKIVEPVFESKNDYDTMYMLARKLGFADLMFKNIKVENGKVSAEDILREINRGGWSTGYCGQSPERLKAHMRNQAKFDLVTMRAPKDDPEVGGDYYGLPWPCWGTPEFKHPGTPILYNTNLPVKEGGATFRARFGVERVVKRKVMENGQEVEREDHDNLLAEGSYSVGSEIKDGYPEFTLGVLKKLGWDKDLTPQELEVIQRVNTANPDAVSWSLDLSGGIQRVAIEHGCSPYGNAKARMIAWNLPDPIPVHREPIYTPRPDLVADYPTLPDAKQFRVPNIGFSVQKAAVDRGISKQFPLILSSGRLVEYEGGGEETRSNKWLAELKQYMFVEINVADAAERGIKDGGWVWVTGPENNSRTRMKALVTERVGKGVAWMPFHFAGWFEGADLRAKYPKGADPIVLGESVNTLTTYGYDPATGMQEPKATLCQIRAA; this is encoded by the coding sequence TTGGGACGTCGTGCGTTTCTGATACGCTCCGGCGTTGTTGCTGGAGCGCTTGCCGCGCTCGGCACTCTTCCGCTGACCGGCGTGCGGAAGGCACAGGCCGGCCCGCCGCCGCCCCCCGGCGCGACAGTCACAACGCGCAAGAATGTTTGTACTCATTGCTCGGTCGGCTGCTCGGTGATCGCTGAGGTCGCCAACGACGTGTGGATCGGGCAGGAGCCGGACTATGACAGTCCGATCAATCGCGGCTCGCATTGCTGTAAAGGGGCCGCGGTTCGCGACGACGTGCTGAGCGAGCGCCGCCTTCGCTATCCCGTCAAGCTCGTCAATGGCGAGTGGACCCGCATCACCTGGGAGAAGGCGATCGACGAGATCGGCGACAAGATCCTCGACATTCGCCAGAAGGCTGGTCCCGACTCGGTCTACTGGCTCGGGTCAGCCAAATTCACCAATGAAGCCGCGTATCTCAATCGCAAGCTTGCGGCGTTCTGGGGCACCAACAATTCGGATCATCAAGCGCGTATCTGCCACTCCACGACCGTTACCGGCGTAGCCAATACCTGGGGCTATGGCGCGATGACGAACAGCTATAACGACATCCGCAACGCCAAGACGATTCTGGTGATGGGCGGCAACCCGGCTGAGGCGCATCCCGTCTCGTTGCAACACATTCTGGAAGGCAAGGAGCTTAACCGTGCCAACATGATCGTTGTCGATCCGCGGATGACGCGGACCGCGGCCCATGCCACCGAATATGTAAGGGTGCGTCCGGGCACCCACATCGCCACGATCTACGGCATGCTGTGGCACATCTTCGGGAACGGCTGGGAAGACAAGGAATTCCTGAGCCAGCGCGTTTACGGCGTTGACGAGATTCGAAAGCAAGCGGCGAAATGGAATCCGAAGGAGGTCGAGCGCGTCACCGGTCTGCCTGAGGCTCAGGTCAAGCATATTGCCGAGCTGTTCGCCAAGGAGAAGCCGGCGACCCTGATCTGGGCGATGGGCCAGACCCAATTCACCACCGGGACCGCCAACGTCCGCGCCAGCTGCATTCTCCTGCTCGCTACCGGCAATGTCGGCGTCCCCGGCGCCGGGGCCAACATCTTCCGCGGCCACACCAATGTGCAGGGTGCGACCGATCTCGGTCTCGATGTGACGACGCTGCCGCTCTACTACGGCCTGGCGGAAGAAGCATGGCGGCACTGGTGCCGGGTGTGGGAAGTCGACTATGACTGGATGAAGTCGCGTTTCCCCGACAAGAAATTGATGGAAACGCCGGGTATTCCGAGCACGCGCTGGTTCGACGCGACATTGCTGCCTAAAGATCAGGTCAATCAGCCCAATCCGGTGCAGGCCATGTTCGTCATGGGACACGGCGTCAACACGATTACCCGGATGCCGGAGGCGGTGCGCGGCATCGAGAAGCTCGAGCTGCTCGTGGTTTGCGATCCCTATCCCACGGCGTGGTCGGTGCTGTCCGAGCGCAAGAACGGCACCTATCTGCTGCCCGCCTGCACGAGCTTCGAGATGGACGGCTCGCGCACGGCCTCGAACCGCTCGCTGCAATGGGGCGAGAAGATCGTCGAGCCGGTCTTCGAATCGAAGAACGACTACGACACGATGTACATGCTGGCGCGCAAGCTCGGCTTTGCCGACCTGATGTTCAAGAACATCAAGGTCGAGAACGGCAAGGTATCGGCGGAGGACATCCTGCGCGAGATCAATCGCGGCGGCTGGTCGACCGGCTATTGCGGTCAATCGCCCGAACGGCTCAAGGCGCATATGCGCAACCAGGCCAAGTTCGACCTCGTCACGATGCGGGCGCCAAAGGACGATCCTGAAGTCGGCGGTGACTACTACGGCCTGCCTTGGCCGTGCTGGGGAACGCCGGAGTTCAAGCACCCCGGAACGCCCATCCTCTACAACACCAACCTTCCGGTGAAAGAGGGCGGCGCCACATTCCGCGCCCGGTTCGGAGTTGAGCGGGTCGTCAAGCGCAAGGTGATGGAGAACGGCCAGGAGGTAGAGCGGGAAGACCATGACAACCTGCTCGCGGAGGGCTCCTATTCGGTCGGCTCGGAGATCAAGGACGGGTATCCGGAATTCACGCTTGGCGTTTTGAAGAAGCTGGGCTGGGACAAGGACCTGACGCCGCAGGAACTGGAAGTGATCCAGCGCGTCAATACCGCAAATCCTGATGCCGTATCATGGTCGCTTGACCTATCGGGCGGGATCCAGCGCGTGGCGATCGAGCACGGCTGTTCGCCTTACGGCAACGCAAAAGCGCGCATGATCGCCTGGAATCTTCCTGATCCGATCCCGGTGCACCGAGAGCCGATCTATACGCCGCGCCCTGACCTCGTCGCGGACTATCCGACGCTGCCGGATGCCAAGCAGTTCCGGGTGCCCAATATCGGCTTCTCCGTGCAGAAGGCTGCCGTCGACCGCGGCATCTCCAAGCAGTTTCCATTGATCCTGAGCTCGGGTCGACTGGTCGAATATGAAGGAGGCGGCGAGGAGACGCGTTCCAACAAGTGGCTCGCCGAACTGAAGCAGTACATGTTCGTCGAAATAAATGTGGCGGATGCAGCCGAGCGGGGCATCAAGGACGGCGGCTGGGTGTGGGTTACTGGCCCGGAGAATAACTCGCGAACCAGGATGAAGGCGCTCGTTACAGAGCGCGTCGGCAAGGGCGTCGCCTGGATGCCGTTTCATTTTGCCGGCTGGTTCGAGGGCGCCGATCTGCGAGCCAAATATCCGAAGGGGGCCGATCCGATCGTACTGGGCGAGAGC
- a CDS encoding formate dehydrogenase encodes MKERLKTIIHRRDLLRFGIASAGAATASTLVLEPAAAKPVDLKDKRRARYHADSAEVQDFYRVNSYPTR; translated from the coding sequence ATGAAGGAGCGCCTGAAGACGATTATCCACCGGCGCGATTTGCTTCGCTTTGGGATTGCCAGTGCTGGAGCAGCGACCGCGAGCACCTTGGTGCTGGAGCCGGCGGCAGCCAAACCCGTCGATCTCAAAGATAAGCGCAGGGCGCGCTATCACGCCGACTCCGCCGAGGTTCAGGACTTCTACCGCGTCAACAGCTATCCCACCCGATAA
- a CDS encoding ABC transporter ATP-binding protein, translating into MLELTSRAPVSKAPAVRDGILSVRNLQAWYGESHVLHGVDFDVGDGEVVTLLGRNGAGKTTTLKAIMGMIGQRAGSVRLRGEEIARASSDRIARLGIAICPEERGIFASLNVRENLLLPPVIGPGGLPLESIFDLFPNLRERLDSEGTKLSGGEQQMLAIARILRTGARLLLLDEPTEGLAPVIVEQIGRTIAQLKARGFTILLVEQNFRWASTIADRFYVVEHGRVVDHLVNAELPSNIDRLHAHLGV; encoded by the coding sequence ATGCTTGAACTGACCAGCCGCGCGCCGGTTTCGAAAGCGCCCGCCGTGCGCGACGGGATCCTGTCGGTGCGCAATCTTCAGGCCTGGTATGGCGAATCGCACGTGCTGCACGGCGTCGATTTCGACGTCGGCGATGGCGAGGTGGTGACGCTGCTCGGTCGCAACGGCGCCGGCAAGACCACGACGTTGAAGGCGATCATGGGCATGATCGGCCAACGTGCGGGCTCGGTTCGCCTGCGCGGCGAGGAGATCGCGCGTGCATCCTCCGACCGCATTGCGCGGCTGGGCATTGCGATCTGTCCCGAGGAGCGCGGCATCTTCGCGAGCCTGAACGTGCGCGAGAACCTGCTCCTGCCGCCGGTCATCGGCCCTGGTGGATTGCCGCTGGAATCGATCTTCGACCTGTTCCCGAACTTGCGGGAGCGCCTCGACAGCGAGGGCACCAAGCTTTCCGGCGGTGAGCAGCAGATGCTGGCGATCGCCCGCATCCTGCGTACCGGGGCACGTCTTTTGCTCCTCGACGAGCCGACCGAGGGGCTTGCGCCGGTCATCGTCGAGCAGATCGGCCGCACCATCGCGCAGCTCAAGGCGCGTGGCTTCACCATCCTCCTGGTCGAGCAGAATTTCCGCTGGGCCTCGACCATCGCCGACCGCTTCTACGTAGTCGAGCACGGCAGGGTGGTCGATCATCTCGTCAATGCGGAACTGCCGTCCAACATCGACCGGCTGCACGCCCATCTCGGCGTCTGA
- a CDS encoding branched-chain amino acid ABC transporter permease — protein sequence MSQALFAQLLVGLINGSFYALLSLGLAVIFGMLGIINFVHGALYMMGAFLAYFLLEYAGIGYWWALPLVPVGIGLFGVLLDRAFLQRLHGLDQVYGLLLTFGLALVIQGVFQNYFGSSGLPYAIPQQLQGGIDLGFMVLPVYRLWVVAFALIVCVLTWYLIERTRLGAYLRAATENPALVRAFGVNVPRMITLTYGLGVGLAALAGVLSAPINQVRPLMGADLLIVVFAVVVIGGMGSIAGSIVTGFALGLIEGLTKYFYPEASNTVVFVLMVLVLLAKPAGLTGRTN from the coding sequence ATGTCGCAAGCTCTCTTCGCCCAACTCCTGGTCGGCCTGATCAACGGCTCGTTCTACGCACTGCTCAGCCTCGGCCTCGCCGTGATCTTCGGCATGCTCGGGATCATCAATTTCGTCCATGGCGCGCTCTACATGATGGGCGCGTTCCTGGCCTATTTCCTCCTCGAATATGCCGGCATCGGCTATTGGTGGGCGCTACCGCTCGTGCCGGTGGGCATCGGCCTGTTCGGTGTGCTGCTCGATCGCGCTTTTCTGCAACGGCTGCACGGGCTCGACCAGGTCTACGGCCTGCTGCTGACGTTTGGCCTGGCGCTCGTCATCCAGGGCGTGTTTCAGAACTATTTCGGTTCGTCGGGCTTGCCTTACGCGATACCGCAGCAGCTTCAAGGCGGGATTGATCTCGGCTTTATGGTGCTGCCGGTCTATCGTTTGTGGGTGGTGGCATTCGCGCTGATCGTCTGCGTGCTCACCTGGTATCTGATCGAGCGCACCCGGCTAGGGGCTTACCTGCGCGCCGCCACCGAAAATCCTGCTCTGGTGCGTGCCTTCGGCGTCAACGTGCCCCGGATGATCACGCTCACTTACGGCCTGGGCGTCGGGCTTGCGGCGCTTGCCGGCGTGCTGTCGGCGCCGATCAACCAGGTGCGGCCGCTGATGGGCGCCGACCTGCTTATCGTGGTGTTCGCGGTGGTGGTGATCGGCGGCATGGGCTCGATCGCGGGATCGATCGTCACCGGCTTTGCCCTCGGCCTGATCGAGGGCTTGACCAAGTATTTCTACCCCGAGGCGTCGAACACCGTCGTGTTCGTGCTGATGGTGCTGGTGCTGCTGGCAAAGCCGGCGGGACTAACCGGACGGACCAACTGA
- a CDS encoding DUF2474 domain-containing protein, with product MTAHPSVGAQTWLRRVGWLVLIWAASVLALGAVAGFFRVLMNLAGLTV from the coding sequence ATGACTGCTCATCCATCCGTCGGCGCACAGACATGGCTTCGGAGGGTCGGCTGGCTTGTTCTGATCTGGGCGGCCAGTGTGCTGGCGCTGGGCGCTGTCGCGGGATTTTTCAGAGTGCTGATGAATCTTGCCGGGCTGACCGTGTGA
- a CDS encoding cytochrome ubiquinol oxidase subunit I has protein sequence MFGLTALELARIQFGFTISAHIIFPATTIGLASYLVTLEGLWLWKKDTTYRDLYHFWSHIFAVNFAMGVVSGIVMAYQFGTNWSYYSAFAGTITGPLLSYEVLTAFFLEAGFLGVMLFGWNKVGPGLHFYATIMVAIGTLISATWILASNSWMQTPQGFEIINGRVVPVDWLKVIFNPSFPYRLAHMTVAAYLAVALFVGASGAWHLLKRRDTPAVRTMLSMAMWMVLIVTPVQIAIGDQHGLVDLKYQPAKIAAVEGHWENKPGESLPLILFGWPDMAGETTRYALQIPHLGSIVLTHSWTDQIRGLKDFAPEDRPNSTIVFWTFRIMVGLGFLMLLLGLWGAWARWHNQLYQSKIFLRFAVLMGPAGLIAIVAGWLTTEIGRQPWVVYGVMRTKDAVSNHSALELSITLFVFIVMYVAVFGTGIRYMLALVAKGPEPQGEHPPEPEGQSGRPARPLSAVPDRIDPAIDVPGGRRR, from the coding sequence ATGTTCGGCCTGACCGCACTGGAACTCGCGCGGATCCAATTCGGATTCACCATATCAGCCCACATCATCTTCCCGGCGACCACCATCGGCCTTGCGAGCTATCTCGTGACGCTGGAAGGTCTGTGGTTGTGGAAGAAAGACACCACCTATCGCGACCTCTATCATTTCTGGTCGCACATCTTCGCCGTGAACTTCGCCATGGGCGTCGTTTCCGGCATCGTCATGGCCTACCAGTTCGGCACCAATTGGAGCTATTACTCGGCCTTCGCAGGGACCATCACGGGTCCGCTGCTCAGCTACGAGGTCTTGACCGCCTTCTTCCTCGAGGCCGGATTTCTGGGCGTGATGTTGTTCGGATGGAATAAGGTCGGGCCCGGCCTGCACTTCTACGCCACCATCATGGTCGCTATTGGGACACTCATTTCCGCAACCTGGATTCTCGCCTCCAATAGCTGGATGCAGACACCGCAAGGCTTCGAGATCATCAATGGCCGTGTCGTACCCGTCGATTGGCTGAAGGTGATCTTCAATCCATCCTTCCCCTACCGCCTGGCGCACATGACAGTAGCGGCCTATCTCGCCGTTGCGCTGTTCGTCGGAGCATCTGGGGCGTGGCATCTGCTCAAACGGCGCGACACGCCGGCCGTGCGCACGATGTTATCGATGGCCATGTGGATGGTGCTCATTGTTACGCCTGTGCAGATTGCCATCGGTGACCAGCACGGGCTCGTAGACCTTAAATATCAGCCCGCAAAAATCGCCGCGGTCGAGGGCCACTGGGAGAACAAGCCTGGGGAGAGCCTGCCGCTGATCCTGTTTGGCTGGCCCGACATGGCCGGTGAGACCACACGTTATGCCCTTCAGATCCCGCATCTGGGCAGCATCGTCCTGACCCATAGCTGGACCGACCAGATTCGCGGCCTAAAGGATTTCGCCCCTGAGGACCGGCCGAACTCCACGATCGTTTTCTGGACCTTTCGGATCATGGTCGGGCTGGGGTTCCTTATGCTGCTGCTTGGACTTTGGGGCGCATGGGCACGCTGGCACAATCAGTTGTATCAGTCGAAGATCTTTCTGCGTTTCGCGGTGCTGATGGGCCCCGCTGGCTTGATCGCGATCGTGGCCGGATGGCTGACCACGGAGATCGGGCGCCAGCCCTGGGTGGTCTACGGCGTCATGCGGACGAAGGACGCGGTATCTAACCATTCTGCGCTCGAACTTTCGATAACGCTGTTCGTGTTCATCGTCATGTATGTAGCCGTCTTTGGTACAGGCATCAGATACATGCTGGCGCTGGTGGCGAAAGGCCCCGAGCCGCAGGGCGAACATCCACCTGAACCGGAAGGTCAAAGCGGGCGACCGGCGCGTCCTTTGTCTGCCGTTCCCGACCGCATCGATCCGGCGATCGACGTGCCGGGCGGCAGGAGGAGATAG
- the cydB gene encoding cytochrome d ubiquinol oxidase subunit II encodes MGIDLPVIWAVIIGFGLMMYVVMDGFDLGIGILFPFIRDRADRDTMVNTVAPVWDGNETWLVLGGATLMGVFPLAYSVLLSALYIPIFFMLAGLIWRGVAFEFRFKADEAHRPFWDKAFAWGSYIATFSQGVVLGAFINGFKVTGASYEGGSFDWLSPFSLFTGAGLIVAYALLGCTWLIMKTEGELQHRLKALAPPVTLVLVASIVIVSVWTPLTHPSIATRWFSFPNIIIFSPVPLLVVATTWVMMRVLRSETHASPFLLALLLLFLGYTGLAISLWPNIIPPAISIREAAGPPESMGFTLVGALFVIPFILAYTAMSYYVFRGKVRAGEGYH; translated from the coding sequence ATGGGCATTGATCTTCCGGTCATCTGGGCCGTGATTATCGGCTTTGGATTGATGATGTATGTGGTGATGGATGGTTTCGATCTCGGGATCGGCATCCTCTTTCCGTTCATCCGCGACCGGGCAGACCGCGACACCATGGTGAACACGGTTGCGCCGGTCTGGGATGGCAACGAGACCTGGCTGGTGCTGGGCGGAGCCACGCTGATGGGAGTCTTCCCGCTCGCTTATTCCGTGCTGCTGAGCGCGCTCTACATCCCAATCTTCTTCATGCTGGCAGGACTGATTTGGCGCGGCGTCGCTTTCGAATTCCGCTTCAAGGCGGACGAAGCGCACAGGCCGTTCTGGGACAAGGCCTTCGCCTGGGGCTCCTATATCGCGACGTTCTCGCAAGGCGTCGTGCTGGGCGCCTTCATCAACGGCTTCAAGGTGACTGGGGCCTCCTACGAGGGCGGCAGTTTTGACTGGCTCAGTCCATTCAGTCTCTTCACAGGCGCCGGCCTCATCGTGGCCTATGCCCTGCTCGGCTGCACCTGGCTCATCATGAAGACTGAAGGCGAACTCCAGCACCGACTCAAAGCGCTGGCGCCTCCGGTGACGCTCGTCCTTGTCGCGTCGATCGTCATCGTGAGCGTGTGGACCCCGCTCACGCATCCGAGCATCGCGACACGGTGGTTTTCATTCCCCAACATCATCATCTTCTCGCCGGTGCCACTGCTTGTCGTCGCGACGACTTGGGTCATGATGCGCGTGCTTCGGAGCGAGACACACGCATCGCCATTCCTGCTCGCGCTCCTGCTGCTGTTCCTGGGCTATACTGGTTTGGCGATCAGCCTGTGGCCGAACATCATTCCACCGGCCATATCGATCAGGGAAGCCGCCGGGCCGCCGGAAAGCATGGGCTTCACGCTGGTCGGTGCGCTTTTCGTCATCCCCTTCATCCTCGCCTACACCGCAATGTCCTATTACGTGTTCCGCGGAAAGGTCAGAGCCGGTGAGGGGTACCACTGA